GGGATCGCGAGGCCGGACTCCGAGTAGTGGGAGCTATCGTTGAAGAGCATCAGGCGCGCGCGGACCGGATCCTTGAAGTCCACGATGTTCAGCGCGGCCGGGTCTTGGTCGAGGTTGTCCCGGTAGCGGCGGGGGTCGAAGCCTAACAGAGAGCTGAGAAGCAGGCGGATCGTCGCCTTGTGGGAGACCACGATCACCGGCTTGCCTTGGTGGCGCTTCACGATGTCCAGCAGGGCAGGCAGGGCCCGTGCGGTAACCTCGAGTCCGCTTTCGCCACCCTCAGGCGCGAAGGTGTAGGGATCCTGGTCCCATGCAGCCGCTTCGGCGGGATATTTGTCTTCCACTTCCTGGCGGGTGAGTTGCTCCCAGTGGCCGTGGGAAATTTCGCGGAGGCCTTCGCGGGCCTGAACCCCGATGTTGTGCGGGCTCGCCAGGATGCGGGCGGTTTCCATCGTGCGTCCGAGGGGCGAAGCGTAAACGGCATCCACGGGAATGAGGCTCAGTCGTTCAGCCAAGCGGCTTACTTGGCCGCGGCCTTCGTCGGAAAGCTCCACATCGGTAGCACCGGCGAAGCGGTCTTCCGCGGTCAGGACCGTCGCCCCGTGGCGGATCAGGAAAATGCGCGTGATGGACATGCCCGGGAAGGAAGGCATTTCCTTCCCGGGATGGCAATCCGCGAGGGCCTCATACATGAGGCGCCCAAGCCTCCAGCTGGCTGCCCAGCCACTGGATCTCCTCGGGAAAGACCGTGTGGTCATAGCCCCGGAAAATCTGCTTGGTGAGGTCGGTGCCGGAGGCCGCAAGGATCTCCGCGCTTTCCTCCACGAAAGGCAGGGGAATGTGGGCGTCATTCTCGGCGCAGGCGATGAGGACTGGCGTTCCTTGCAGGTCGGCCTTGGCGCGCGGAGTCTTGAGCGGGCCGATCAAGGCGCTGCTCATCCCTGCGATGAAGCCATAGCGGCGAGGATTGCGGAGGGCATACTCGAGCGCGAGGCAGCCGCCCTGCGAAAAGCCGGCGATGCCAATTCTCTCGTGCGGAATGCCTGCGGCGTGGATATCGGACACCAGCTTGTCAATGAGCTCCAGCCCGCTGCTCAGCCACGGTTCATTCTCTTGGAGCGGCACGAAGAAGCGCTGCGGATACCAAGTGTGTCCCTGGGCTTCCGGCGCCAACACCGCGAGGCCCTGAGAGGGAAGATAGCTCGCCAATCCGGCGATGTCTTCCGCATCGGCCCCACGGCCGTGGATCAGGATCAGGGCGGCCTGTGCCTTGTTGAGCGGGGTGCCGCGTTTCAGAGTCCGGCTTGGATCGTGAAGAGTCATGGTCGTATCAGGCGAAAGTTTTGGCGGCTTGCAACTGAGGCAGGATCGCCTCAATGCGCGGGCGCAGTTCGGTGAATTGTTTCGGCAGCTTCAGGCCGGTGCCAAGTGCTTCCGGGGCCTCATCCACGGCGAAACCGGGTGTCTCGGTGGCGATCTCAAAGAGGATGCCGCCGCGCTCGCGATAGTAGATGGAGTGGAAGTAGTCGCGGTCCATTACCGGGGACACATGGTAGCCTGATTTCTCAAGTTCACTCTGCTTGGCGAGTTCCGTTTCGTCATCCGGCACGCTCCAGGCGATGTGGTGGATGGTGCCGGAGCCGCCGGTACCGCGGGCGACCTTGCTGTCTTCGATCACGTCCGCGTAATGGCCAGAACCACCGGGACCTGCTTCGAAGCGGGCGCGGTTGCCCTCACGCTTGACGAGGCGGAAGCCCATCTCGATCGAAAGCAGCCCTTCGGTCGGCGAGGCGAAGCCGACGGTGAGTTCCGCCGTATGCAGGCCACGCAGGGCATGCTCTTCCGGGATACCCGGAGCAGTCCATCCGCTACGGGCATCATCGCCCACCTCGACGATCTCGACGGGGATGTCATCGGGATCTGCCAAGGACAACACTTCCTCGCCGAAGCGGCTCTTGCGCTCCACTGCGACTCCATTCCGCTGCAGGCGCTCGGTCCAATAGTCGAGCGATCCTGCGGGTGCCGAGAATACCAGCGCGGTGGTCTGGCCGCTGCCGCGGCGTCCGCGGGCTTCGTGGCCCGGCCAGTAGAAGAAGGTGACAATGCTGCCCGGCGAGCCCTTCTCATCCCCATAGTAAAGGTGGTAGGCGGAGGGATCGTCGAAGTTCACGGTCTTCTTCACCATGCGCAGACCCAGCAACCCCGCGTAGAAGTCGATATTCCGCTGCGGATCGCTGGCGATGGCGGTGACGTGGTGGATGCCGGTGATTTCTCGTTTCATGATTGGCTGAGACTATCGCTCGGAACGGTTTTGGGGAAATGCCTGCTTTAGTGACTGAGCATGCCGAACGCGTATGCCTCCGCGGACGTCATGGCCCCTTGCATGATCCCGGAATGCCGCTACATCCTCCGGTGTTATCTCCACACTCACCATGAAAGTGCTCTATACAACTGAAGCCACCTCCACCGGTGGACGCGAAGGCAGCTCCAAGACCGCGGATGGCGTGCTCGCCGTGACCCTCTCCACGCCGAAGGAACTCGGTGGCGCCGGTGGTCCGGGCACCAATCCCGAGCAGCTCTTCGCCGCAGGCTACTCCGCCTGCTTCCTCGGTGCGCTCAAGTTCGTCGCTGGCAAGGCGAAGATTCATATTCCTGCCGAGGCCACCGTGACTGCCAAGGTTGGCATCGGGCCGCGCGATGATGAGAAGGGTTTCGGCATCGAAGCCGAGTTGATCATCAATGTTCCCGGCTTGGACCGCGATCAAGTGAAGGACCTTGTCGATCAAGCGCACATCGTTTGCCCGTACTCCGATGCGACGCGCGGCAACATCCCGGTGACGCTGACCGTCGCCTGATTTGCTCGTTTTGAGAAGCGCCCGGTAGCCACCGCTGCCGGGCGTTTTCCGTTTGTGGAAGCTCGATTTCGCCGTCACTGACGATGGAAAGCTCTGAAGAAATCCGCCTGTTATGCCTGTTAAAACAGGGAAAATAACAGGTGGGAGGGAAGCCGAATATCTCCCATCGGACTCCCAACATTGGACGTTGGAGCGAGGGGGGCCGGGCAGAGCGGAACGGTTTGTAGAAATCATGCTGAAGGAAAGCTTCGAGCATGCGGGATACGGCTTTCTACTGCCAACCGGGGTAAAAAATGAACCGCCGTCCCGGAATGCGGAACGGCGGTCCATGCAATCGCGCTGTTTACAGGAGCGCAGGTCTCTTCCGCCGCAGGTAGCGGCTCAGGAAGGTCGATAGAAGGATGTGAATCATTGAAGCGGGAGGTCAGGGTAGTGGGGCTCAGGCTTTGCCGCCGAAGCTCACGTAGTCATCAAGGTCGAGGAAATCCGCCAGGCCGCGGATATCCTCGCGGGTGGTGGTCAGCTTGCCGATGGCCTCGGCATACCAGCCGAAGGTTTCCGCATCGCTATCGATGCCGCGCGTTTCGTGGAAGGTGCTCCATTGGGCGATCTCCCATTGTTCGCGGGGCTTCTTCGCGTTGGCTTCGATCCACTCCAGGATCTCGCCATCGCCCTTGCCGGTGGAGACCTCGTTCTTCAGCTCCTCGGCATCGATGCCGACGAAGTTGAGGAAATACTGATCGAGCGGACAGTTGTAGTGATACTCGCCGTTTTTGCCGGCGATGGTCGCGCGACACTTGTCCAGCATGCGCGGGAGGATCAGGTAGCGGCCCAGACGGGTGCGGACACTGCGGGGCGGACGTTGGGTGAGGTCGATGGTGCTCATGTTGTTTGTGATAAAAGCGGGGGATGATCACCAGCCGCCACCGAGTGCCTTGTAGAGGCCGACGGCATTGGTCAGGCGCGCGAGGCGGAGATCGATGAGGATCTGGCGCGCCGCATAGAGGTCCTGATGGGCGTCCAGCACTTCGAAGTAGCTGTCCACGCCTTGCTTGTAGCGGGTATCGGCGAGGTCGAAGCGACGCTGCTGTGCTTCCACCAGGCCCTCGTAAGCCTTGATGCGCTCGTTCAGGCCGGAACGGGCCGCGAGGCCATCGGACACTTCGCGGAAGGCGTTCTGGATCGACTTCTCGTATTGGGCGATGCCGATCTGCTTGCGCACCTCCGCCACTTCCAGGTTCGCCTTGTTATAGCCGCCATCGAAGATCGGCACGCTGACCTGCGGTGCGAATGCCCAGGCACTGCTGCCGCTCTGGAAGAGATCGCCGAGGCTGCGGCTGGCTGTGCCCGCACTGCCGGTGAGGGTGATGCGCGGGAAGAAAGCTGCACGTGCCGCGCCGATGTTCGCATTTGCGGCGCGCAGGTTGTGTTCCGCTTCGAGGATATCGGGACGGCGGGTGAGCAGATCGGACGGCACGCCTGCCTTGATGTCCGCTACCAATCCCTGCTCCAGACTGCGACCGCCCGGGAGGCTGACCGGCAGGGAACTGCCGGTCAGGAAGACCAGCGCGTTCTGTGTCCGGGAAAGCAGCTGGCGATAAGTTGCGAGGTTCGCCTTCGCCGTCTGCACTTGGATCTCCACGGATCGCGAATCGAGCTCCGAGACATCACCGGCATCGAGGCGTCTCTTGGTGAGGTCATAGGTCTGGCTCACCGCATGCAAGGTGCTTTCGGAGAGCTCGATCTGCTCCAGCAGCGCGCGCTCCGTGAAGTATTGGCTGGCGATTTCCGCCACCAGCGAGATCTGCACGCCCACGCGGGCCGCATCGCTCGCGAAGAATCCCTGCAGCGCGGCGTGGTTCAGACTGCGCACGCGCCCGAAGAGGTCGAGCTCGTAGGACACGATGCCTACCGAGACATCGTAGTTCCGGGACTCGACCGCCGTCCCCCCGGTGACGGTCGAGCCCGGTGTCCGCTGTCGTGAGCCGGTAGCAGACAAATCGATTTGAGGGAACAACGCGCTACGGGAGATGCCGTACTGGGCACGTGACTGTTCCACATTCAGGGCAGCCACCCGCAGGTCGCGGTTGTTCTCGAGGGCAGTGCTTACGAGCTTCTTCAGGCGTGGATCGGTGAAGAAGGACTTCCAGTCCAGCGTGGCGGAGGCCGAGCCGCTGCCATTTCCGGAAAAGCTCACCGGGACGACTTCGACGCCGGGCTTCTCCAGCGAAGGCTCAAGGTTGCAGGAGGTAAAGAGGGCTGCGGAAAGCAGCAAAAGACGTGACGTTTTCATGGGGACTTTGAAATGGGGCCGGCGCCTTGCCGGCCCGTGGTTTGGTTTATCAGTGAGCTTCGATGACGGCGGGCGCTTCGACCGCTCCCGGCTTCGGCTTCTTCGAGCCGATCCGCTCCAGGATCACGTAGAAGATCGGCGTCAGGAAGAGGCCGAAGACCGTGACCCCGATCATCCCGGCGAAGACCGCAACACCCATGGCTTGGCGCATTTCGGCACCGGCACCGGTGGCTGCCACCAGAGGATAGACACCTGCGATGAAGGCGATGGAAGTCATCAGGATCGGGCGCAGGCGGAGGCGGGCCGCTTCGACGGCGGACTCCACGATGCCCTTGCCTTCTTCCCGCAGCTTCACCGCGAACTCCACGATCAGGATCGCGTTTTTCGCTGCCAGGCCGATCAGCACGATCAGGCCGATCTGGGTGAAGATGTTGTTGTCACCATCGGTTGCCCACACACCGGCCATGGCGGAGAGCAGGGCCATCGGCACGATCAGGAGCACCGCGAAGGGGAGGCGGAAGCTTTCGTACTGCGCGGCTAGTACCAGGAAGACCAGCAGGATACTGATCGGGAAGACGAGCATCCCGGTGTTACCCGCCAGGATCTTCTGGTAGGTCAGGTCCGTCCAGTCGAGTGCCATGCCCTTGGGCAGGGTTTCCTTCGCCACCTTTTCCATCAGCGCCTCGGCTTGGCCGGAGCTGTAGCCGAGAGCCGGGCCACCGTTGATTTCCGCGGCCGGATAGCCGTTGTAGCGCATCGCGCGTTCCGGGCCGTAGGTCTCCTTCACGGTCAGCACGGAGCCCAGCGGGACCATCTGGCCATTGCCGTTGCGGGTCTTCAGCTTGGCGATGTCTTCCGCATTGCTGC
This portion of the Luteolibacter luteus genome encodes:
- a CDS encoding histidine phosphatase family protein, whose protein sequence is MSITRIFLIRHGATVLTAEDRFAGATDVELSDEGRGQVSRLAERLSLIPVDAVYASPLGRTMETARILASPHNIGVQAREGLREISHGHWEQLTRQEVEDKYPAEAAAWDQDPYTFAPEGGESGLEVTARALPALLDIVKRHQGKPVIVVSHKATIRLLLSSLLGFDPRRYRDNLDQDPAALNIVDFKDPVRARLMLFNDSSHYSESGLAIPDIASACLSKWWGGH
- a CDS encoding alpha/beta hydrolase yields the protein MTLHDPSRTLKRGTPLNKAQAALILIHGRGADAEDIAGLASYLPSQGLAVLAPEAQGHTWYPQRFFVPLQENEPWLSSGLELIDKLVSDIHAAGIPHERIGIAGFSQGGCLALEYALRNPRRYGFIAGMSSALIGPLKTPRAKADLQGTPVLIACAENDAHIPLPFVEESAEILAASGTDLTKQIFRGYDHTVFPEEIQWLGSQLEAWAPHV
- a CDS encoding ring-cleaving dioxygenase; translated protein: MKREITGIHHVTAIASDPQRNIDFYAGLLGLRMVKKTVNFDDPSAYHLYYGDEKGSPGSIVTFFYWPGHEARGRRGSGQTTALVFSAPAGSLDYWTERLQRNGVAVERKSRFGEEVLSLADPDDIPVEIVEVGDDARSGWTAPGIPEEHALRGLHTAELTVGFASPTEGLLSIEMGFRLVKREGNRARFEAGPGGSGHYADVIEDSKVARGTGGSGTIHHIAWSVPDDETELAKQSELEKSGYHVSPVMDRDYFHSIYYRERGGILFEIATETPGFAVDEAPEALGTGLKLPKQFTELRPRIEAILPQLQAAKTFA
- a CDS encoding organic hydroperoxide resistance protein, yielding MKVLYTTEATSTGGREGSSKTADGVLAVTLSTPKELGGAGGPGTNPEQLFAAGYSACFLGALKFVAGKAKIHIPAEATVTAKVGIGPRDDEKGFGIEAELIINVPGLDRDQVKDLVDQAHIVCPYSDATRGNIPVTLTVA
- a CDS encoding DUF5069 domain-containing protein: MSTIDLTQRPPRSVRTRLGRYLILPRMLDKCRATIAGKNGEYHYNCPLDQYFLNFVGIDAEELKNEVSTGKGDGEILEWIEANAKKPREQWEIAQWSTFHETRGIDSDAETFGWYAEAIGKLTTTREDIRGLADFLDLDDYVSFGGKA
- a CDS encoding efflux transporter outer membrane subunit, producing MKTSRLLLLSAALFTSCNLEPSLEKPGVEVVPVSFSGNGSGSASATLDWKSFFTDPRLKKLVSTALENNRDLRVAALNVEQSRAQYGISRSALFPQIDLSATGSRQRTPGSTVTGGTAVESRNYDVSVGIVSYELDLFGRVRSLNHAALQGFFASDAARVGVQISLVAEIASQYFTERALLEQIELSESTLHAVSQTYDLTKRRLDAGDVSELDSRSVEIQVQTAKANLATYRQLLSRTQNALVFLTGSSLPVSLPGGRSLEQGLVADIKAGVPSDLLTRRPDILEAEHNLRAANANIGAARAAFFPRITLTGSAGTASRSLGDLFQSGSSAWAFAPQVSVPIFDGGYNKANLEVAEVRKQIGIAQYEKSIQNAFREVSDGLAARSGLNERIKAYEGLVEAQQRRFDLADTRYKQGVDSYFEVLDAHQDLYAARQILIDLRLARLTNAVGLYKALGGGW